A genomic window from Corynebacterium fournieri includes:
- the lysS gene encoding lysine--tRNA ligase translates to MTTQDFSEQQQIRREKRQRLIDEGRDAYPVEVDRTTSLKDLRAKYDGTLEAGEETQDEVAVAGRIMFQRNTGKLCFATLQEGDGTQLQVMLSLAEVGEEALAQWKADTDLGDIVSVRGRVIASKRGELSVMAKSWHMASKALNPLPVAFADMNEEQRVRRRYTDLIMREDARTNALTRIKVIAAVRKYLTGQDFVEIETPMLQTLHGGAAARPFVTRSNALDIDLYLRIAPELYLKRAVVGGIERVFEINRNFRNEGVDSSHSPEFTMLETYQAWGTYKDGAATMKGLVQFCAEEVFGSQKVTLADGTEYDFGGEWKILEMYPSLNEALQRKFPGQPEVTVDTDVDTLKGIAEAIGLKVPENAGWLHGKLVEEIWEELCSDQLYEPTFVVNFPVETSPLTRDHRDKPGVTEKWDLYVRGFELATGYSELVDPVIQRERFEDQARLAAHGDDEAMALDEDFLAAMEQGMPPTAGTGMGVDRLLMALTGLGIRETVLFPMVKPEA, encoded by the coding sequence GTGACTACGCAGGACTTTTCAGAGCAGCAGCAAATCCGCCGGGAGAAGAGGCAAAGGCTTATCGACGAAGGGCGGGACGCCTACCCCGTCGAAGTCGATCGCACGACGTCTCTGAAAGACCTGCGTGCCAAGTACGACGGCACGCTGGAAGCGGGCGAGGAAACCCAGGATGAGGTTGCCGTCGCCGGCCGCATTATGTTCCAGCGCAACACCGGCAAGCTGTGCTTTGCCACCCTGCAGGAGGGCGACGGCACCCAGCTGCAGGTGATGCTCTCGCTCGCAGAGGTCGGCGAAGAGGCCTTGGCGCAGTGGAAGGCGGATACGGACCTCGGCGACATCGTCTCCGTGCGCGGCCGCGTGATCGCGTCGAAGCGCGGCGAGCTGTCCGTGATGGCCAAGTCCTGGCACATGGCCTCCAAGGCGCTCAACCCGCTGCCGGTCGCGTTCGCGGACATGAACGAAGAACAGCGGGTGCGCCGCCGCTACACCGACCTGATCATGCGCGAGGACGCGCGCACCAACGCCTTGACCCGCATCAAGGTCATCGCCGCGGTGCGCAAGTACCTCACGGGCCAAGACTTCGTCGAGATTGAGACTCCGATGCTGCAGACGCTGCACGGCGGCGCCGCGGCACGTCCGTTTGTCACCCGCTCCAACGCGCTGGACATCGACCTGTACCTGCGTATCGCGCCCGAGCTCTACCTCAAGCGCGCCGTCGTCGGCGGCATCGAGCGCGTCTTCGAGATCAACAGGAACTTCCGCAATGAGGGCGTGGATTCTTCCCACTCCCCGGAGTTCACCATGCTGGAGACCTACCAGGCGTGGGGCACGTACAAAGACGGCGCGGCCACCATGAAGGGGCTTGTGCAGTTCTGCGCCGAAGAAGTCTTCGGTTCCCAGAAGGTCACGCTGGCGGACGGCACGGAGTACGACTTCGGCGGCGAGTGGAAGATCCTGGAGATGTACCCGAGCCTGAACGAGGCGCTGCAGCGCAAGTTCCCGGGCCAGCCAGAGGTCACCGTCGACACCGACGTGGACACGCTCAAGGGCATCGCGGAGGCCATCGGCCTGAAGGTGCCGGAAAATGCCGGTTGGCTGCACGGCAAGCTGGTGGAGGAGATTTGGGAGGAGCTGTGCTCCGACCAGCTCTACGAGCCGACCTTCGTGGTCAACTTCCCGGTGGAGACCTCGCCTCTGACCCGCGATCACCGCGACAAGCCTGGCGTGACCGAGAAGTGGGACCTGTACGTGCGCGGCTTCGAGCTGGCCACGGGCTACTCCGAGCTGGTTGATCCGGTGATCCAGCGCGAGCGCTTCGAGGACCAGGCCCGCCTGGCTGCCCACGGCGACGACGAGGCCATGGCGCTCGACGAGGACTTCCTCGCCGCCATGGAGCAGGGGATGCCCCCGACAGCGGGTACCGGCATGGGCGTGGACCGCTTGCTCATGGCCCTGACTGGCCTGGGCATTCGCGAAACTGTGCTGTTCCCGATGGTAAAGCCGGAGGCGTAG
- a CDS encoding pantoate--beta-alanine ligase: MAFEPGQAVVVTDEKLLATYGRAFRKIGKSVVVVPLGTDVHGGHVELIRAAKSLLGSYVVVTFSGEEVPEVFAREKVDVVFHGQLNTSVRVDAGVAPLEDAEETQSAVAKHLAAINAAHATDVVLGEKDFEVLVATQYAVAGLRMECKLHSVPTVRTPDGLALSNRNARVDEDKREVALALSAALTAGAHAAEHGKAKVLQTARGVLEAAGVHPAYLELRDLAMREAPEEGDARLLGAVDLGEVRLIDNVGLPLGVGFKHVEA, encoded by the coding sequence ATGGCGTTCGAACCAGGCCAAGCGGTAGTGGTGACCGACGAGAAGTTGCTGGCCACCTACGGCAGGGCGTTTCGCAAGATCGGCAAGTCCGTGGTCGTGGTGCCGCTGGGAACGGACGTCCACGGCGGTCACGTGGAACTCATCCGCGCCGCGAAGTCGCTGCTGGGCTCGTATGTGGTGGTCACTTTCTCCGGCGAAGAGGTGCCCGAGGTCTTTGCCAGGGAGAAGGTGGACGTGGTCTTCCACGGGCAGTTGAACACCTCGGTGCGCGTGGATGCCGGGGTTGCGCCGCTGGAGGATGCGGAGGAGACGCAAAGCGCCGTCGCCAAGCATCTCGCCGCGATCAACGCCGCACACGCCACGGACGTGGTGCTGGGGGAGAAGGACTTCGAAGTGCTCGTGGCCACCCAGTACGCGGTGGCGGGGCTGCGCATGGAGTGCAAGCTGCACAGCGTGCCCACGGTGCGCACCCCCGACGGGCTGGCGCTGTCGAACAGGAACGCCCGCGTCGATGAAGACAAGCGCGAGGTTGCGCTGGCGTTGTCCGCCGCGCTGACGGCGGGCGCGCACGCTGCCGAGCACGGCAAGGCGAAGGTGCTTCAGACCGCGCGCGGCGTGCTGGAGGCTGCGGGTGTGCACCCTGCCTACCTGGAACTGCGCGACCTGGCTATGCGCGAGGCGCCGGAGGAAGGCGACGCGCGTCTGCTGGGCGCGGTGGATTTAGGTGAGGTGCGCTTGATCGACAACGTGGGCCTTCCCCTTGGGGTCGGCTTCAAGCACGTGGAGGCATGA
- a CDS encoding 6PGD fold domain-containing protein, whose product MPPRLLVGAVFGPTPLAEQFERAGHTVRPLDIREDPGAVAHVDLVLLDAPSDEIRAACGILADYARPRQMFLHTALGEGQQLLDDVETAHAITMCAHNIFDNVWVTSAADELGETVVGLLIAEIGGVSMRINDTARPAIAAAQELRSLETVLRDDALGLLTQAVPGFDAVAQQFLAAGSGTRGTRTTQQLDALVGALPDPGVRRLFVDVVRRRSEIEQDTDTELWVIQKYEGG is encoded by the coding sequence ATGCCGCCTCGCCTGCTGGTGGGGGCGGTGTTTGGCCCGACCCCGCTCGCGGAGCAGTTCGAGCGCGCCGGCCACACCGTGCGCCCGCTCGATATCCGTGAGGACCCGGGTGCGGTGGCGCATGTGGATCTTGTGCTTCTCGACGCACCTTCGGACGAGATCCGCGCCGCCTGCGGCATCCTCGCCGACTATGCGCGCCCGCGCCAGATGTTCCTGCATACCGCGCTGGGTGAGGGCCAGCAGCTGCTGGACGACGTGGAAACCGCCCACGCAATTACGATGTGCGCCCACAACATCTTCGACAATGTGTGGGTGACCTCCGCTGCCGACGAACTGGGCGAGACCGTGGTGGGATTACTCATCGCGGAGATCGGCGGGGTGAGCATGCGCATCAACGACACGGCCCGCCCCGCGATCGCGGCGGCGCAGGAGCTGCGGTCGCTGGAGACAGTGTTGAGAGACGACGCGCTGGGGCTGCTTACCCAGGCCGTCCCCGGTTTCGACGCGGTGGCGCAGCAATTCCTCGCCGCCGGGTCGGGCACCCGCGGGACGCGCACCACGCAGCAGCTGGACGCGCTCGTCGGCGCGCTGCCCGACCCCGGCGTGCGGCGGCTGTTTGTCGACGTCGTGCGCAGGCGCAGCGAAATCGAGCAGGACACCGACACAGAGCTGTGGGTGATCCAGAAATACGAGGGAGGATAA
- a CDS encoding DUF6779 domain-containing protein: MSAQNASPDRASLWVIVPFAAAVIGTVVMLFTNSANALKVALIFALWAGAAGILINSKVRRDRDAATTEAAEAERRMQEQEQRHREALEANPAANADVVDVKALRELQDQIQALRTQLEELNGRVFEYEPAAVRASARRISELEATPKPASKPEPEPQPEPKPEPKPEPKPQPTHTPSTDDTVVISRVRASRPTGAPSSDAIAGRIGTQPSARPARNPLSDLISEREAEKAKSEPAPEPASEPAPKPAPEPERRSGRRRRDERGEKAVSVAELLARQGK, translated from the coding sequence ATGAGTGCCCAGAATGCGTCCCCCGACCGCGCGAGCCTATGGGTCATCGTGCCGTTTGCGGCCGCTGTGATCGGCACCGTGGTCATGCTGTTCACCAACTCCGCGAACGCGCTGAAGGTTGCGCTGATCTTCGCGCTGTGGGCGGGCGCCGCGGGCATCCTGATCAACTCCAAGGTTCGCCGGGACCGCGACGCTGCAACGACTGAGGCCGCCGAGGCGGAGCGCCGCATGCAGGAACAAGAACAGCGCCACCGCGAAGCGCTGGAGGCCAATCCGGCCGCGAATGCAGATGTGGTGGACGTGAAGGCGCTGCGCGAGCTGCAGGACCAGATCCAGGCACTGCGCACCCAGCTGGAGGAGCTCAACGGCCGGGTCTTCGAGTACGAGCCGGCGGCTGTGCGCGCCTCCGCTCGCCGCATCAGCGAACTCGAGGCGACTCCGAAGCCGGCGTCGAAGCCGGAGCCGGAGCCGCAACCCGAGCCCAAGCCGGAGCCGAAACCAGAGCCGAAGCCGCAGCCGACCCACACGCCGTCCACGGACGACACTGTGGTGATCAGCCGCGTGCGTGCTTCCCGTCCGACCGGTGCGCCGAGCTCCGACGCAATCGCGGGGCGCATCGGCACGCAACCTTCGGCACGCCCGGCGCGCAACCCGCTGTCGGACTTGATCAGCGAGCGCGAGGCGGAGAAGGCGAAATCGGAGCCGGCGCCCGAACCAGCATCCGAACCGGCACCTAAGCCCGCACCTGAGCCGGAGCGCCGGTCCGGCCGCCGTCGCCGTGACGAGCGCGGCGAAAAAGCGGTCTCCGTCGCCGAGCTGCTGGCGCGCCAGGGGAAGTAG
- a CDS encoding DUF3180 domain-containing protein, with product MKRTPYEGLIAVAGFFAAAAVILVRRFYGLLESLNMVVPLSLWTMAAIAGWLALVVRKRRKDGKVGLDRSQLNPMQAANFMVFGKASAWAGAVFGGLYGGTLSFVVTKIRVLEAAPGDVPPLVAGTLGGLALCLAGIWLEKNCEVSPPNEGQGVS from the coding sequence GTGAAGCGCACGCCGTACGAAGGGTTGATCGCCGTCGCCGGGTTTTTCGCGGCTGCCGCGGTGATTCTGGTGCGCCGCTTTTACGGCCTGCTGGAGTCGCTGAACATGGTGGTGCCGCTGTCGCTGTGGACGATGGCGGCGATCGCCGGCTGGCTGGCGCTGGTCGTGCGCAAGCGCCGCAAGGACGGCAAGGTGGGGCTGGACCGCAGCCAGCTCAACCCCATGCAGGCGGCGAACTTCATGGTCTTTGGCAAGGCGAGTGCCTGGGCGGGAGCAGTCTTCGGCGGCCTCTACGGCGGCACGTTGAGCTTTGTGGTGACCAAGATTCGCGTGCTGGAGGCGGCGCCTGGCGACGTCCCGCCGCTGGTGGCGGGCACCCTGGGCGGGCTCGCCCTGTGCCTGGCCGGAATCTGGCTGGAGAAAAACTGCGAGGTGTCGCCGCCCAACGAGGGCCAAGGCGTTAGCTAG
- the folK gene encoding 2-amino-4-hydroxy-6-hydroxymethyldihydropteridine diphosphokinase, with product MRAVLSSGSNMGDARAFLRSVLDEFDGEVVRASSVYATAPWGKTDQPDFLNQSVLVDVDDSPHELLARCQKLERQAERVREERWGPRTLDVDIVWIEGHTSQDPELTVPHPRAHLRQFVLEPWLEMDPAATLGATPVSELLAGLEDQGVRKL from the coding sequence ATGCGTGCGGTGCTGTCTTCGGGCTCGAACATGGGGGATGCGCGAGCCTTTCTGCGTTCTGTGCTGGACGAGTTCGACGGGGAGGTTGTCCGCGCAAGCTCCGTCTACGCTACCGCCCCCTGGGGCAAGACGGACCAGCCGGACTTTCTCAACCAGAGCGTGCTGGTGGACGTGGACGATTCGCCGCACGAGCTGCTGGCGCGCTGCCAGAAGCTGGAGCGGCAAGCCGAGCGCGTGCGCGAGGAGCGCTGGGGGCCGCGCACCCTCGACGTGGACATCGTCTGGATCGAGGGGCACACCTCGCAGGACCCGGAGCTGACCGTGCCGCACCCGCGCGCGCACCTGCGGCAGTTCGTGCTCGAGCCGTGGCTGGAGATGGACCCAGCTGCGACACTCGGCGCCACGCCGGTGAGCGAACTGCTCGCGGGCCTGGAGGACCAAGGGGTGCGAAAGCTGTGA
- the folB gene encoding dihydroneopterin aldolase: protein MADRIELKGLKFHANHGVLEHETAYGQAFSLDITCWLDFAGAAREDDLTQTVNYAELADTVLRIATGTPRQLIETVVVEIAETAMRSYDALHAVEVTLHKPHAPIPAVFDDVAVVARRSRKRM, encoded by the coding sequence ATGGCTGACCGCATTGAACTCAAGGGGCTGAAGTTCCACGCCAACCACGGGGTGCTCGAGCACGAGACCGCGTATGGCCAGGCGTTTTCCCTGGATATCACCTGCTGGCTGGATTTTGCGGGCGCGGCGCGCGAGGACGACTTAACGCAGACCGTCAACTACGCCGAGCTGGCTGATACCGTGTTGCGGATCGCCACCGGCACTCCGCGCCAGCTCATTGAGACGGTGGTGGTGGAAATCGCCGAGACGGCCATGCGCAGCTACGACGCGCTGCACGCCGTGGAAGTGACCTTGCACAAACCGCATGCGCCGATCCCAGCAGTCTTCGACGACGTCGCGGTGGTGGCGCGGCGCTCACGGAAACGGATGTAG
- the folP gene encoding dihydropteroate synthase, whose amino-acid sequence MTTVAELTVPGRTSVMGIVNVTEDSFSDGGKWLAADDAIAHAHELVRSGADIIDVGAESTRPGATRVPAEVEAQRIRPVIRALHEDGIRTSVDTMRAATALAAAEEGVDLINDVSGGLADPDMYRVMAQTALPVCLMHWRADAFVNASGAADHGGDVVADVHGVLAELVDKATAQGVDPAQITLDPGLGFAKTAADNWALLNALPEFIAGEFPILVGASRKRFLMEVRADRGLEHSPLDADPATAAVTALAAHAGAWCVRVHEVAVSRDAVDVAERWRNG is encoded by the coding sequence ATGACCACCGTCGCCGAGTTGACCGTGCCAGGGCGCACGAGCGTGATGGGCATTGTCAACGTCACTGAAGACTCGTTTTCCGACGGCGGCAAGTGGCTCGCCGCGGACGACGCCATCGCGCACGCGCACGAGCTGGTGCGCTCTGGCGCGGACATCATCGATGTGGGCGCGGAATCGACCCGCCCGGGGGCGACTCGCGTGCCGGCGGAGGTGGAGGCGCAGCGCATTCGTCCGGTGATCCGGGCGCTGCACGAGGACGGAATCCGCACGTCGGTGGACACCATGCGCGCCGCCACCGCGCTGGCAGCCGCGGAGGAGGGCGTGGACCTGATCAACGACGTCTCCGGCGGTCTTGCGGATCCGGACATGTACCGCGTGATGGCGCAGACCGCTCTGCCGGTGTGTCTCATGCACTGGCGCGCGGACGCCTTCGTTAACGCATCCGGGGCGGCGGACCACGGCGGCGACGTCGTCGCGGATGTGCACGGGGTGCTTGCGGAGCTCGTCGATAAGGCGACTGCGCAGGGGGTAGACCCGGCGCAGATCACCTTGGACCCGGGCCTTGGGTTTGCCAAGACGGCGGCGGACAACTGGGCGTTGCTCAATGCGCTGCCGGAGTTCATCGCCGGTGAGTTTCCCATTCTCGTGGGCGCGTCGCGCAAGCGCTTCCTCATGGAGGTGCGCGCGGACCGGGGGCTCGAGCATTCGCCTCTCGACGCCGATCCCGCCACCGCCGCAGTCACCGCGCTCGCGGCCCACGCCGGTGCGTGGTGCGTGCGGGTGCACGAGGTGGCGGTCTCCCGGGACGCTGTGGATGTTGCAGAAAGGTGGCGCAATGGCTGA
- the folE gene encoding GTP cyclohydrolase I FolE → MTNSNFDRERAEAAVRELLLAVGEDPDREGLRETPARVARAYEEVFAGLHEDPTVHLEKSFSENHRELVLVRDIPIYSTCEHHLVPFYGVAHIGYIPGPEGKVTGLSKLARVADMYAKRPQVQERLTAQIADAIVDKLNASAVIVVIECEHLCMAMRGIRKPGATTTTSAVRGGFQNNAASRSEVLSLIRG, encoded by the coding sequence ATGACTAACTCGAACTTCGACCGCGAGCGCGCGGAGGCCGCGGTGCGCGAGCTGCTCCTTGCGGTGGGGGAGGACCCGGACCGCGAGGGGCTGCGCGAGACACCCGCGCGTGTCGCCCGCGCCTACGAGGAGGTCTTCGCGGGTCTGCACGAGGACCCGACGGTGCACCTGGAGAAGTCGTTTTCCGAGAACCACCGCGAGCTCGTGCTTGTCCGCGACATCCCCATCTACTCCACCTGCGAGCACCACCTGGTGCCGTTTTACGGCGTGGCCCACATCGGCTACATCCCCGGTCCGGAGGGCAAGGTGACCGGCCTGTCCAAGCTGGCGCGCGTGGCCGACATGTACGCCAAGCGCCCGCAGGTGCAGGAACGGTTGACGGCCCAGATCGCGGACGCGATCGTGGACAAGCTCAACGCCTCCGCGGTTATCGTGGTCATTGAGTGCGAGCACCTGTGCATGGCCATGCGTGGGATCCGGAAGCCCGGCGCGACCACCACCACGTCGGCGGTGCGCGGCGGCTTCCAAAACAACGCCGCTTCGCGCTCGGAAGTGCTGAGCCTGATTAGGGGATAG
- the ftsH gene encoding ATP-dependent zinc metalloprotease FtsH, translating into MSKNKKVLRWGVIGAIALIVLYLITLFGDDSRAYQRVDTSVALEQLQNHNAEAVQIDDREQRVRIDLREPITVDEREGIESIAAQYPARTTPDIFSAVRESGADKYETNVTQESFLMSMLGFMLPMVLVIGLCIYFMYRIQAGGGGPFGIGGSKAKQLTKDNPTNTFADVAGADEAVDELQEVVDFLTDPSVYEKLGAKIPRGVLLYGPPGTGKTLLARAVAGEAGVPFYTISGSDFVEMFVGVGASRVRDLFKQARENSPCIIFVDEIDAVGRQRGSGMGGGHDEREQTLNQLLVEMDGFSGREGVILIAATNRPDILDPALLRPGRFDRQIPVTNPDLSGRAQILKVHAKDKPLADDVSLDALAKRTAGMSGADLANVLNEAALLTARIGGNVITADALEEATDRVIGGPRRSSKVISEHEKKVTAYHEGGHTLAAWALKDIERVYKVTILARGRTGGFAMTADEDDKGMYTRDELFARMVFAMGGRSAEELVFGAPTTGASNDIEQATKIARAMVTEYGMTSALGAVKYGQEQGDPFSGRGGGGSLEYSPAVAAKIDEEMQLLLDEAHKVAYATLERYRDELDTLASKLLEKETLRRGDLEAIFDSVEPTRPQLPEHDPRFGRQAYRDPVKTPVEIAKERGEEPPKRFSILEQSKATRERRRKEREAEQQQPPKKGSTRWQQPKSNPPQYGGPKPPEGWTYKGAPANEQQAQPQQPQQHPGTRNYPAEPEQIGFRLPEHERPDHASRGPEPETTPVESDEETTQLPREERQPRHRREDD; encoded by the coding sequence ATGAGCAAAAATAAAAAGGTTTTGCGGTGGGGCGTCATCGGCGCCATCGCGCTCATCGTCCTCTACCTGATCACGCTGTTCGGGGACGATTCCCGCGCCTACCAGCGCGTGGACACCTCTGTGGCGCTCGAGCAGCTGCAGAACCACAACGCGGAGGCAGTGCAGATCGACGACCGCGAGCAGCGCGTCCGCATCGACCTGCGCGAGCCGATCACCGTGGACGAGCGCGAGGGCATCGAGTCCATCGCCGCCCAGTACCCGGCACGCACCACCCCGGACATCTTCAGCGCAGTGCGCGAGTCCGGCGCGGACAAGTACGAAACGAACGTGACGCAGGAGTCCTTCCTGATGTCCATGCTCGGCTTCATGCTGCCGATGGTGCTGGTCATTGGCCTGTGCATCTACTTCATGTACCGCATACAGGCGGGGGGCGGCGGGCCATTCGGCATCGGCGGCTCGAAGGCGAAGCAGCTGACCAAGGACAACCCGACCAACACGTTCGCGGACGTCGCCGGCGCCGACGAGGCGGTGGACGAGCTGCAGGAGGTCGTGGACTTCCTCACCGATCCGTCCGTCTACGAAAAGCTGGGCGCGAAGATCCCGCGCGGCGTGCTGCTCTACGGCCCGCCCGGCACAGGCAAGACCTTGCTCGCGCGCGCCGTCGCCGGCGAGGCGGGCGTGCCGTTCTACACCATCTCGGGCTCCGACTTCGTGGAGATGTTCGTGGGCGTGGGTGCCTCGCGCGTGCGCGACCTGTTCAAGCAGGCGCGCGAGAACAGCCCGTGCATCATCTTCGTCGACGAGATCGACGCGGTGGGCCGCCAGCGCGGCTCTGGCATGGGCGGTGGCCACGACGAGCGCGAGCAAACCCTGAACCAGCTGCTGGTGGAGATGGACGGTTTCTCCGGCCGCGAGGGCGTGATCTTGATCGCGGCGACGAACCGCCCGGACATTTTGGATCCGGCGCTGCTGCGTCCTGGCCGCTTCGACCGCCAGATCCCGGTGACCAACCCGGATCTGTCTGGCCGTGCGCAGATTCTCAAGGTCCACGCCAAGGACAAGCCGTTGGCGGACGACGTCTCGCTCGACGCGTTGGCCAAGCGCACCGCGGGCATGTCGGGCGCGGATCTGGCCAACGTGCTCAACGAGGCCGCGCTGCTCACCGCCCGCATTGGTGGCAACGTGATCACCGCGGACGCGCTCGAGGAGGCCACGGACCGTGTCATCGGCGGACCGCGCCGCTCCAGCAAGGTCATCTCGGAGCACGAGAAGAAGGTCACCGCCTACCACGAGGGCGGCCACACGCTCGCCGCGTGGGCGCTAAAGGACATCGAGCGCGTGTACAAGGTGACCATCCTCGCGCGCGGGCGCACCGGCGGCTTCGCCATGACCGCGGACGAGGACGACAAGGGCATGTACACCCGCGACGAGCTGTTCGCCCGCATGGTCTTTGCCATGGGTGGGCGCTCCGCGGAAGAACTGGTCTTCGGCGCGCCTACCACGGGTGCGTCCAACGACATTGAGCAGGCGACCAAGATCGCGCGTGCGATGGTCACCGAGTACGGCATGACCTCTGCGCTCGGCGCCGTGAAGTACGGCCAGGAGCAGGGCGATCCCTTCTCCGGCCGCGGCGGGGGAGGTTCGCTGGAGTACTCGCCGGCGGTGGCGGCCAAGATCGACGAGGAGATGCAGTTGCTTCTCGACGAAGCCCACAAGGTCGCCTACGCCACCCTCGAGCGCTACCGCGACGAGCTGGACACGCTCGCCTCGAAACTCCTGGAGAAAGAAACGCTGCGCCGCGGCGACCTAGAGGCCATCTTCGATTCTGTGGAGCCTACCCGCCCGCAGCTGCCGGAGCACGACCCCCGGTTCGGCCGGCAGGCGTACCGCGACCCGGTGAAGACCCCGGTGGAGATTGCCAAGGAGCGCGGCGAGGAGCCGCCGAAGCGCTTCTCCATCTTGGAGCAGTCGAAGGCGACGCGCGAGCGCCGCCGCAAGGAGCGCGAGGCTGAGCAACAGCAGCCTCCGAAGAAGGGCTCGACGCGCTGGCAGCAGCCGAAGAGCAACCCGCCCCAGTACGGCGGGCCGAAGCCCCCGGAGGGGTGGACGTACAAGGGCGCGCCGGCAAACGAGCAGCAGGCGCAACCCCAGCAACCCCAGCAGCACCCGGGCACCCGGAACTATCCGGCGGAGCCGGAGCAGATTGGCTTCCGCCTGCCGGAGCACGAGCGCCCGGACCACGCCTCGCGCGGACCGGAGCCGGAGACCACCCCGGTCGAGTCCGACGAGGAGACGACGCAGCTGCCGCGCGAGGAGCGTCAGCCGAGGCACAGGAGGGAAGATGACTAA
- the hpt gene encoding hypoxanthine phosphoribosyltransferase — protein MTELHDTKDFNVPPHRYGDDVEAILIPEDVLQARIQELADMVSEKYRDAEDDLILVCVLKGAVFFLTDFARKLSIPAEMEFMAVSSYGNSTTSSGVVRILKDLDKEVAGRDVLVVEDIIDSGLTLSWLLRNLRNRNPKSLEVVTLLRKPEVQTAKIDLLDIGFDIPNEFVIGYGLDYAERYRDLPYVGTLHPRVYSDAD, from the coding sequence ATGACCGAGTTGCACGACACCAAGGACTTCAACGTCCCGCCACACCGCTACGGAGACGACGTGGAGGCGATCCTGATCCCGGAGGACGTGCTCCAAGCGCGCATCCAGGAGCTGGCGGACATGGTCTCGGAGAAGTACCGCGACGCGGAAGACGACCTCATCTTGGTGTGCGTGCTCAAAGGCGCGGTGTTCTTCCTCACCGATTTCGCGCGCAAGCTGTCCATCCCGGCGGAGATGGAGTTCATGGCCGTGTCCTCCTACGGCAACTCCACCACCAGCTCGGGCGTGGTGCGCATTCTCAAGGATCTGGACAAGGAGGTCGCGGGCCGCGACGTGCTGGTGGTCGAGGACATCATCGACTCCGGCCTGACCCTGTCCTGGTTGCTGCGCAATCTGCGCAACCGGAACCCGAAGAGCCTCGAAGTCGTTACTCTTTTGCGCAAGCCGGAGGTGCAGACGGCCAAGATCGACCTGCTGGACATCGGCTTCGACATCCCCAACGAGTTTGTCATCGGCTACGGCCTGGATTACGCCGAGCGCTACAGGGACTTGCCGTATGTGGGCACGCTGCACCCGCGCGTGTACTCAGACGCTGACTAG
- the tilS gene encoding tRNA lysidine(34) synthetase TilS, producing the protein MDPFWPRRSPHFLACRRAVRPLTSPAVIGLSGGPDSLALAAAAAAEGKDVRCVVVDHGLQTGSEEVAETAAGAAREFGLDAEVVRVAVGAGNLEAAAREARYEALLAYGKDVWVAHTADDQAETLILGALRGNPSGMAPRTDRIVRPFLGVRRADTVGACTELGVAPWHDPMNDDPAFRRVAVRTRVVPLLSELLGGDAVPALAAAADRIAADDALIAALADLSPTTSCAQLAADAGPVRRRRLAAWLLSEGVPVQGDQLAAVEALVVDWHGQGPVAVAGGRAVVRKGGQLALI; encoded by the coding sequence ATGGATCCTTTCTGGCCGCGCCGCAGCCCGCACTTTCTCGCTTGTCGACGCGCCGTGCGGCCGCTGACCTCCCCGGCTGTCATCGGCCTGTCCGGCGGGCCCGACTCACTCGCTCTGGCCGCGGCCGCCGCAGCGGAAGGCAAGGACGTGCGCTGCGTGGTGGTGGATCACGGTCTGCAAACCGGCTCGGAGGAAGTGGCAGAAACCGCCGCAGGTGCCGCCCGCGAGTTCGGGCTGGACGCCGAGGTGGTCCGGGTGGCGGTCGGCGCGGGCAACCTCGAGGCGGCTGCGCGCGAGGCCCGCTACGAGGCGCTGCTGGCGTACGGAAAGGACGTCTGGGTCGCCCACACCGCCGACGACCAGGCCGAAACGCTCATCCTGGGCGCGCTTCGCGGCAACCCGTCCGGCATGGCGCCGCGCACCGACCGCATCGTGCGGCCGTTTTTGGGGGTGCGCCGCGCGGACACCGTCGGCGCATGTACGGAGCTGGGGGTTGCCCCGTGGCACGACCCGATGAACGACGATCCCGCCTTCCGGCGAGTGGCCGTGCGCACGCGGGTCGTGCCGCTGCTCAGCGAGCTGCTCGGCGGCGACGCCGTGCCTGCCTTAGCCGCCGCCGCGGACCGGATCGCGGCGGATGACGCACTGATCGCGGCACTGGCGGACCTCAGCCCGACGACCTCCTGCGCGCAGCTGGCGGCGGATGCGGGGCCGGTCCGGAGGCGTCGATTAGCTGCGTGGCTTCTCAGCGAGGGGGTGCCGGTGCAGGGCGATCAGCTGGCGGCGGTGGAAGCCTTGGTCGTCGATTGGCACGGGCAAGGCCCCGTCGCTGTCGCCGGCGGGCGCGCGGTGGTGCGCAAAGGCGGTCAGCTGGCTTTAATCTAG